The Silene latifolia isolate original U9 population chromosome Y, ASM4854445v1, whole genome shotgun sequence sequence tgacataggctctcttgccttgaATAACTCCCAATGTCCTCAacgtgtgtagggataggaccttcggttattggaacgaactatcatagttcctccaattcataaaaccgaatcctaatatgatttccttccttcttgcatatctcattattgtaaatgtactcaatttccgttgtaaatatctcattgttcaactggcTAGAATGTTTCTAGCGGATATCCTCCTTaattaatatagccaagatggttctctaaccatccttatgtgtttagaatatggtttttgtgtaacttcttgcacataaatccatctctaTTCTAATCACTTTAGCTTCATCTCTTTAGTGCTTCATGAGTACTAACCAATGAATTATATGGCTATATAGTGACTTCTTtaaaaaaattgatttgtaacttctcgtcatactccaagtatacgaaatttaagaatggtgatacatcttagcgtaatgaattaatcccgcagcggaagcatgtggattcaatttctacatgttcaatacttttgaacttgtcaagattcttattaacataagaatattcatttaacgctaatatccttttagaactatctttataggtctggataccttggagatgtattattcttttcctaagtcttccatcattcacaatgattaatatgtcccttacatataagactagtaacaccacattactcccactaaactccatgtataaacagaactactcgacaattcgagaaaagtttatcacatgactcatgaccaaaacataaagttcaactctttgacatctacttaagatttcttcttaagtttgcaTCCTACCTTAGCATACAAAAATcgtgcaagatgattttaaaatccaactgtcaaatcatatctgaattcaataaagcgttgttgttgcgtgcaaaacccttttctaccaatcaaccaagctaaataaacatttttatGTTTATACACATTTCGGAGTTTTGCGGTGTtaaaactagataaagcatcttaataagttacagtttgttactttcaaaaataacatgactcctgtccactttagatttcgaagaaataattactgattttgaccaagaaggaacatcttcctatgtCTTAtgctcagtttgtggctcttgaacattttctcccactctgtctttaagaaataatcctcttttcttaatagacagtatcacgagccacaaaccctttgttctcgtgatcaagTAGGAAGAGAGAGTACATGTTTACTATCAAAACAAGCTACAagttaggtaccatgcctaaccatatctcatatcaaaagtagatgattgctttatcATGTTGtattttagtgaaaaatttaaATGCTAAACAAATTTTACAACAGAAACTATCTCCAACtatattgtaaagattcaatcatatcataatgaaagtgaTCTTGCGATACGATATCACACtcttttggtgcagataaaagtcatcacttaaTTGTTCCCTaccttaacaaagtactaatactttgtttttatgatctctaggttttgatactttttaaacattcattgaacataTTCAAAGAATtactcttcttacctcattaagtggatacctagTATCTACCTAGTGCGtaggtaaaagagatgaagaagtaataaccttttctgattgaaattatatcctaccatacacttcaaagtgtaattaGGGCGAATATATTACTCTATTCATAATCTTTTTCAAGGAAAAACATgaattatcttgctttgaatacaagattcgcatacaccaaagattctcaatcaaatggtttgagacACTAGtgaaaactagtttctaaattcgattttcaatcaagaattgagaaatgattggggttaCCAACTTGAGTTATAGATATATAtgaaatttatttttagtttgaatataattaccttgatttgtatggtctcaccataaaattaatcgtggtatgtaagagttcaacgcttgttttaattgcataatggtaaaaccctttaccttttgtgcaaaactcaaattatattcttatttagacatattatacatcataacaattattgaggtacatttctaaatacaaaactaaaataagtacactacaacattcatatgttcatggatgaaatggcaactaccctagttccattcatgcgaATTTTTGAACTTATTCTTACTAGTCATCACCtgataatgccaaatatgatgaaatttataaatttgtatcaaatactcatgatgtgataTTTGGCAAGAAtgtaatgtcaatgtcatagatattcaagaaggaatatgttggagtcacacaaccaacttccttgatctttacttattggggtgtgtatctattttagtgtctaacacatTTTCTTTCAAGCCCAGTTCTATCTTTatcaattaagataggtacttacctTTTATTGCTCCCActtacttcaagaatttctacttgatgaaaaCTTATCTTcaaataaattcctagttaatccttcacaaggatgaactcttattgtggtatttggtcaattaaaatttctaacaaattaatttaccaatttaacattgtcatgttcttaactacttaagtgcttgatgacaaaaTGTTTGGGTTGAGCAATAaaacttttgaaccatggatgcatataagaatattatcaaaacatattttgactaatcattacctctagtcatatttcttcacaagaaatagtaCATAGGTATGTTTAGTAAtttttaagatgttaatcttatatgacataggataactcctatggagttctatggaatagaacgattcctatggagctagtccacaatctatgatacggttcattttagaaagagattcttttgtcattagcaatagtggtttagcggagactcgtgttacaatcgaatgatatcgcatatgagtaggagtaatgaaatagaacaatattaaaaaacaacgaaatagtgggaaaagtaacattcatcgttatatctaaaacattttagcatgttttagcatttatataattatCTCCACCCaaatatataaatgattccgagatccaaaattcatattaacttggatgtgagccaacgggccctctacaccttttgctaatataatcttggtgggttaaccctcttaaccgattctacaattaaaACTCTCGGTCGATTAATTTACGTTAagctcatctttagcccgaaccttttgcggctacggtcgcaaaataccttcgttgaggtcaaccaaactttcgaagtgtaataactatttattacccaaCTTAGCCCAACGTCAATTGTGAGTaccccggtataatatttcaataccgtattgtacttttatgaaattgagattcatgggttcctactatttggtaaggctatgtctcaatctttaaaatgtgtgaggtcgagtcaatttattatctatcaaatttaagtgaactaaattttcaaactaacgagaattataattaacacggtcgattactcgatatgatatgcatgtgttgtttatggaaatttggcaatgcatgcaacatattaaaagaaatgcaaagcaaataataatttcctagtatgggcttcctaaaatagaaaatcaaataatctattacatattcggaaatcaactcctttggtcccttgaatcttcaagtggtacgcctcccaagaacaccgtctttatcggaacgcctttccgaataacaaaataataataaaaatacaaagttattcctattatacatttgtaatatgaaaaacaagtaaaataaaagtgatacgagatcacattaaattacaacggaatcaatattcccttacattacgggtaatattgattaaaactaaggccatactaagatagaattacataattcaaaattacataaataaaatatgacattcaacaatgaaatatgcagcattataatatgtgtctatcatgccaaattatgtgccaaattgccctatttaacttatatcgattatataacccgcTTTTATCGAAATgcacgattttaacttattaaaatcgctaaataatacgaaaatctaattttagttcaagttaattatcctaacactcatAGGTCTCAAAACTTAGTCATCACTCaacttttgacaataattcaacttgatttaatttttttttatgctcattttttaccctaaaatcataacatttatgaaataaatccaaattaaattacaatagtttcaaattttgaattttaaatgtTTGAACATTCTgtaatatatccatgacactcataatgtcaaaaatcatggttaaaattttcgaatttatttcgagaaaatatagttgcaatttatcggttttatcaaataaaacatctaaagtatacaaaaattaatccagTCAATTTTACCACTttatatctgataagtgggatgtaaattcaacctaaaataattttctcatgccatgtaattcgttttagctatttatgctaaaatagtcactatttatgccatttttatactaaaaattcataaatcatcctaaatgaatcaagttcatcacaaattttacacacagtgagtaaaatgtgaatgtgacaacatattaaaatttcatggtctatttcgaagtttaactatatttaacaattttacctccatttaattcatttttatctcgtaaaaatcataaatcataatTCACAGAGAAAAGCGATGCTAGAGAGATGTTCCTTTGACCTCTCTCTaggttttctagggttttgaaTTGCAAAATGGCAAGGAAAAACACCAAAAAATCgctaaaatcacaaaaaaatagtAGAATTCGATCTCGTGCTAAGCTGCGTTTGTCTTTTAATAATTGTaaggaattagggtttgatatGGAATCACCAGAATTTTCTCATGGTATTCAGGGAGTACCGCGCTCTTGCGATGCTCACAAAACTAAGGATATGAGTGATATTATTGGTATACCGTTTATTGAATTGAGTAACTATGTTGAAGAACCATCTGTTCCGTCGGAGACTCCGGTGAAACCGAGGCAGGCTGGACTGTTGTGTCAGGTAACCGGTCTCAACCTCCTAAGGAATCTACTCCTGAGTCTAATCCTAAAAAGCTGTTACAATTGACTGAATCTGATGTTTCTTCTGAGATTAAATTTTGGGAGTCTGCTGTGGTTTGCTATGTGTTAGGGGGAAACCCCTCCTGGGAAACTCTTCACAAGTTTGTTGATAATCTCTGGGGGGAGCATAAGTTTGATAAAATATCCTTtttccctaatggtgtcttcattGTGCGGTTCCCCTCCAATGAGATTCAGGCTCTGGTTCTGCAACAAGGGTTTCCGATGTTTGAGAATAAACCGTTGGTTGTGAGACCTTGGACTGAATCTTGTAGTCTACAGAAAGAACGAGTTCCTTCGGTGCCTATCTGGATAAAGCTCTGTGGGTTGCCTCTCAAGTTTTGGAGTTTGTCGAGTCTGGAGAAGCTTGCTGGGCTACTTGGGAAGTTCCTTAAACGGGATGCTGCTACTGAGGCTAAGACTATATTAGGTTATGCTAGATTGCTTGTTGAAGTGGATATTGGCCAGGATTTTCCTGAAGAACTGAGGTTTTTGGATGAGAAAGGTAATGAGATCAGCATACAAGTAGAATATGAATGGAAACCGACTGTATGCTCTACTTGTAATGGGATTGGACATACACATGAAATGTGCAAGCCTCCTAAAGCTACTAGGCAGGACAGGCCCCCTAAACCTACTGCTAAGTTTCCTCAGAAAGTTTGGAGGCCTGTGCAGAAGGTGATCAATCCTCCAGTGGCTTCTAATGGTCCTGCAGTTTCTCCTCCACCATTTGGGGGTGTCACCCATCATGATTCTTCTCTTATCACTCCTGTTAGTGTCTTGCAGCAGGTTGCTAGACAGGAGCATCAGAGTGGGTCTGCTATGGTGTCACCCAGTAAATCTTATGCTGCTGCTATTTCTGCAAGGGATAGAGGGAAGGCAAAAGTAAGTGGGAGTTCTGAGGTTACACCTATCAATATTTCTAATGGATAAAATTGGATGCTGGAATGTTAGAGGTATTAATAGTATTAATAAACAGTTAGATGTAAGGAGgtttcttaataataataatgttggtCTTTATGGTTTAGTTGAAACCAAAGTGAAGTTGCAGGACTTTGCTAAGGTGCTGAATAATCTTGGTACACATTGGCAGGGTGTGAATAATAATGTGTTTCACCATGGGGGGAGAGTTTGGCTTATTTGGAATCCTTCTTATTTCAGTGTTACTATCTTGTTTGTTGGCTCTCAAATCATTTCTGCTAAGGTTGTTGAGAATGGGTCTTGAGATGTTTTTtatttcagtgttgtgtatggtTTCAATGAGGATGATTTGAGGGGTGAGCTCTGGGAGCATTTATCTACCTTTCATGATACCTATTCTGGTCCTTGGGCTGTTTGTGGTGACTTCAACAATGTGCTACATTTCAATGAGAGAATTGGCAGAGATGTGACATGGAATGAAATTGCTGCTTTTAGGGAGTGTGTTGATTATTGTGGGTTGCAGGATCTCACTGGTAAAGGGGCCTTCTTTACCTGGAATAACAAGCAGAGTCCTTCTGTTAGGGGTTTCTCCAGGATTGATAGGTTCCTTATTAATGATGATTGGATGGCTAAGTATCCTGATGCTTATGTTCATTTCTTACCTGAAGGATtatttgatcacaatccttcagtGTGTTTCAGAAGACAGGATAGAGTGCACAGAAAACCTCCTTTTAAGTATTACAACATGTGGAGTATGGATGATCATTTTGCTGAGGTTGTTCAGAATACTTGGAATACTAACATTGCTGGGACTATGATGTATAGTTTGGTTCAGAAGCTTAAATTGTTGAAGACTCCTTTGAAAGCTCTTAATAACAATAGGTATTCTGATATTGAGAAGTCTGTGGGTGTGGCTAAGATGTTACTTGAGGATTTGCAAAAACAGATGCATGATAATCCTACTGATATGGCTATTTTGGCGGCTGAAAGGGAAGCAGCTGCTTCTTATGATCAATTAAACAAAATGCAGCACAGTTATTTAGCTCAAAAAGCTAAAGTTGAGTGGATAAAGTTTGGGGATGAAAACACCAGATTCTTTCACTCACATTTAAGAGCTAGGCATATTCATAATAGGGTTTTGTCCATTAAGAATCAGGAGGGGGTTTTGTGTTCTACCCCTGAGGATATTGAGGAAGCTTTTTTATCTTATTACAAATCTCTTCTTGGCACCAGCCAGTCTACCACTCCTGTTCATGTTCCTACTGTTAGGACTGGCTCTACTGTTCAAGCTTCACATTCTGCTATTTTGCTTGCTCCTGTCACTTCTGAGGAGATTAAGGATTGTATTTTTTCAATTCCTTCCACTAAGGCACCAGGACCTGATGGATATTCGAGTCAATTTTTTAAAGATGCCTGGGAAATTGTAGGGCCTGATGTCATTGCTGCTATTCAAAACTTTTTCCATCATGGTCAGTTACTTAAGCAAGTGAATACTACTACTCTCACTTTGATTCCAAAAATTCCTCACCCTGGAAGTGTGCTTGATTTTAGGCCAATAGCTTGTCAGAATATCATTTACAAAGCTATTGCCAAGATCCTTTGCAACAGATTGAACAAGGTTCTGCCTGACATTATTAGTCCTAATCAGGGGGGTTTTGTGAAAGGGAGGAGCATTGTGGATAATGTCCTTATCTGCCAAGATCTGGTTAGGTTATATAATAGGAAAGCAGCTTCTCCTCGTTGTTTAATCAAGATTGATCTTAGGAAGGCCTATGACTCCGTGGAATGGTCCTTCTTACAACAAATGCTTGAGGCTTTGTGCTTTCCTTGTCATTTCATTCAGCTGGTTATGACTTGTGTTACCTCTACTACCTATTCTCTTGCTGTTAATGGAGGATTATTTGGTTTCTTTCATGGGAAGAGGGGACTGAGGCAGGGTGATCCCATGTCTCCTCTTCTGTTCACTCTCTGTATGGAGTATTTGTCACGTATCTTAGGGGTGGTAGCATAGCAAGATGGGTTTCGTTTTCACCCTTTATGTGGTCATATCAGACTTAAATCACTTATTGTTTGCAGACGACCTCTTATTATTCTGCAAAGGTACTGAGCCTGCAATCATGTGGATGCTCAGGGGGTTTGCTACTTTTTCTGCTGCTACTGGATTGAGTTTGAACAAGGATAAGTCTGAGATCTTTTTCAATGGTATGGTAGCTGCTCATATGGATAATATACTTCAGGTCTCTGGATTTCATAGAGGAAAATTACCTTTCAAGTACTTGGGTGTTCCTATCTCATCCAAGAAATTGACTAAAATCAAGGTATGAAGCTAACGAGAGGATTGTTGCAAGAATCGGAGGTTGGGGTGCTAAATATTTGTCTTATCTTTGGGAGGTTAACCCTTATTCAATCTGTCCTTACCACTCTTCATTCATATTGGGCTACTATCTTCTTGATACCTAAGGGTATTATGAATAGGATCAATGCCATATGTCGAAATTATCTTTGGGGGGCAAGGCTGAATATGCCAAGGCTCCTAATGTAGGGTGGGATACTTGTTGTAGGCCAAAGACTGAAGGTGGCCTTGGGTTCAAGGATAGTTGTAGCTGGAATGTTGCGTTGTTGGGTAAGTATGTGTGGTGGCTTGCTTCAAAAAAAGATCATATGTGGGTAAAGTGGGTAAaccatgtgtatatgaaaggACAACACTGTCGATTATAAGGTTCCTCCCGATTGCAGTTGGTCTTGGAGGAAGATCACTTTTATTCTACAAAAATTTAAGCAAGCCTATGTCAATGACAAGTGGCTCAATTCAGTCTTCCATATACCGTGAAAGCGGGGATATGAGGTGAGAGGAGTGTGTGCAGCTGTCCCTTGGTGTCATCTGGTTTGGAATAACCTAAATTTGCCTAAGACCTCTTTTATAGGTTGGGCTATTATGCATCATCGCCTTCTTACCAAGGACAGATTGCTTAGAAGGGGTCTGAATGTGGATCCTTTGTGTGAAATTTGTCGTGTCTGTGTTGAGGATCATCAGCATCTTTTTATGAACTGCCCTTATTTTCTCTATTGTTTTAACTTACTCTTGGCTTCAATGAGGTTATCTGTTCAGCCTGCAAATGTGGTTCACTGGTTTTCTAATGCCAGAAATGTTACTAAGCTGCAGAAGAGAGTGTTTGGTGTGGCCTATGTTGCTCTACTATACCAGATATGGATGTGCAGAAATGAGGCTCGGGTGTCTTTCTTTCTTAAGAGGCCTGAAACTGTTGTCCAGCAAGTGATTAAGGATATTAAACTGAGGTTCCAGCGGCTCAATATGAACAAACTTAGTCAGAGAGATAGCAGTTGGATTCTGATCTTATAGTTTCTTTGTATGCTTGTATAGTTCCATATAGGTTTTTTGAAGTTGCCATACAAACTTGATGTAACACTTTTGAGTTTGATTCTAATATACTTaacttttcccaaaaaaaaaaatcataaatcatgaaatattaacctcattaatacaaaattttacatacaatacataaaattttcatgtgaggtcatataaaaatttcaaggtcagaaacttagtttaactatttttaacattttaatttccattttagtcataaaaatgtaataaaataactaaaaatcattaaaataggaataaaataccataaatcataaaaatgatctaaaaatattttaggatcagAATATACAACATACATCAATATTTTGTGGCTTTATccaataaatcacaaatttttagttttaattaagttactaataactcgaaaaaactgtAAATCGATtgtgcatgcaacatcctatgctctgataccaattgttaggttcatatacctattattatactcttctaatagtgaacttattaacatattaactctagttcattaagatctagtgcatgcataactaattaagaaataaaatgagaaaagaatggttcttacattgttattttccgatttttgggcacaagtaaggtctcctaccttcaattgttcttgagctatgataagtattaggatgatcctccaagactctatattaggagccctccttttggttgcacccaagattagcccttattactactaaataatatttgctagatatttatttagtagtctaccttaaaaataactactaatactcatatattacattaataatattagtagtatttttgAAAAATTTAGATTGAATCTTCTCAAGTTTTTGAGAAAGAAAACTATAAATGAGAGAGTGGTTTTGCATGTAGAATATTATGAGAGAAGGTAGagtaaaaaatgagaaaaataaatTGTTCTCATTCACTATGCATGTACCATCCAAGAGGCTCTCATATAGAGCATTTTGGTCTTCTTAATTTGTCTTATGCAATATCCTTTTTGGTGTGTAGGTTGTAGGCTATGATTATAAGGTGTGTCATAcgatgttggagcatctttccaacaactaaatgacaaaaccaaaaaaTTCACCATCATCACACTTTGGACGGTACACATGTgcctatatgggtccatttttgtcttataatatttgtcttacaaatgcttataagtcttatgtttaattatcttacataattaaatattatttttatcatacaacaattatgtgacaaattaataaacatatattcactcaacttattgagtattattttatcattatatcaacatataatgggtcccataatagctaatcagttatatttacaacctcttgtaaatgcaaataactaattacctctatctcaaaatatttataaatcctCAACATTATTTAgtagattaatatattaatccactaaatcgaatcttatttaatcacattacaataagatacatatttcctctcataaatataaattgttcttatttaaggaattaattaatttgtatcaatatacaactaattaactttactgattagggcatcatcctataggtgtgaccttaagggatcaactgaccaccaccgtcctacgacagtaacgtcaaactctagcaagccaatcgttaccgattaatgttgatcagttgactatataaatgaatcatcccttacgtattcttattatgagatttgattatgattttaaatcatgtgatcgcactattgttgaggacacatactccaaaaaAGAGATGACACGATAAAAGGATCatacctcgggagttccatgttgggcaaaaggtgttgctgtttaatgcccgactgcgcttatttcctggtaagctgaagtccaggtggagtggcccttatacagtgactgctgtcaccaaatttgggtccgttgaatTAGAAAGTTCTGTGGGCAAAAGGTTTAAAGccaatggccaatatgtgaagcattactatacAGCAAATGACTTGGGTGGCAAAGTTGAAGTTCTCTACTTCGACAATCCAGATGAGCCAGATAAATGAAGTCAAAAAGGTaatgcgggacctcttaaacttgCGCTATCCGGGAGTCAACCCGACCTGTATTCTATTGTAATTTTGTTTGAACCTTTTGAATTGTTTTGGCGTGCTTTCGATGTTAGTTTTGCAGACAATAGGCTGAACATTTAAACTATTTTGTTAGTCCCGTAGAATTTATGTTGCGTTTTGCCGGAATCCCACGTgagctgttcgatcgagagctttttttactgttgcgttttgcaggaatccCACGtgagttgttcgatcgagagatTTGTTTACTCGATTGAACGTTTTTGCTACTCAATCTCCTTGATCGAACACCcttccctctcgatcgagtgcttgcaAAAGAGGCCTTTTCGATCGAGAGCTCTTCTtcttcgatcgagaacttttgacGCCCATATTCCTCGATCGCGTACTTCTGCCATTTCAATCGAGTACTTCTGCTATACCTCACATGCTGCGACGTTAATGGGCTAttttgcgacctcccatgttgctggtcggtttgggaaggtccctacctccCACCTATATTGTAAGTTTTCCGAGTCccactcttcttttctcttcagtttgcattcccTTTCCTATTTTTGGCACAattagggcattgtacggtttggtttggggaggtatgcatccatatctgtgtctgcatgttgttttcttgcatttcagtttgcacgtttatttacgcttgcattgttgtttttaattaaaaaaaacagtctcataaaatttgaaaaatttcacgtttacttttgcaattaggttgagtcggaacgttgaaattttatgctactttgagtcttttacccttgccttgcacattcttaacattttgttggcatggtaatgtgcataatctacgagtttttggttTAAACTTACCTGAACGAATAGACTCGACTCTCTTATTGGCAAACTACTATACATTCTAAGGGTAGGGCTTtaaaactggtgacattcatgaccagttgatgtaggaatgtgagtagttacttcttataaggcatgtaacatcaaattgcataagcatgaattcagtctacttaatacctgtatgcattcgggtttgcggttggtgacacatgttaggagaggaaATCTCCTTTATTTCactttacccataagctccacatagccaaattgcctgttttgtcccatatagctacaatctataattctgcttaccctagccgagctagtaatggtaGCCTGTTGGGAATGCTTCATTGCAATGTGGTTATATCTGGTGGTTTGAGAAGTTGGTagaaatgttgaagggaatgaaaagaagaaaa is a genomic window containing:
- the LOC141632793 gene encoding uncharacterized protein LOC141632793, whose product is MPNIASHSEPTVDSLPKGFLLPTTDAGTFGIHPSYLQLDERILFKGVPGEDPYLANYVASGELPPDLSYQQRKRFLYNAKQTICSVGDSGETEAGWTVVSGNRSQPPKESTPESNPKKLLQLTESDVSSEIKFWESAVVCYVLGGNPSWETLHKFVDNLWGEHKFDKISFFPNGVFIVRFPSNEIQALVLQQGFPMFENKPLVVRPWTESCSLQKERVPSVPIWIKLCGLPLKFWSLSSLEKLAGLLGKFLKRDAATEAKTILGYARLLVEVDIGQDFPEELRFLDEKGNEISIQVEYEWKPTVCSTCNGIGHTHEMCKPPKATRQDRPPKPTAKFPQKVWRPVQKVINPPVASNGPAVSPPPFGGVTHHDSSLITPVSVLQQVARQEHQSGSAMVSPSKSYAAAISARDRGKAKLDVRRFLNNNNVGLYGLVETKVKLQDFAKVLNNLGTHWQGVNNNVFHHGGRVWLIWNPSYFSVTIFVVYGFNEDDLRGELWEHLSTFHDTYSGPWAVCGDFNNVLHFNERIGRDVTWNEIAAFRECVDYCGLQDLTGKGAFFTWNNKQSPSVRGFSRIDRFLINDDWMAKYPDAYVHFLPEGLFDHNPSVCFRRQDRVHRKPPFKYYNMWSMDDHFAEVVQNTWNTNIAGTMMYSLVQKLKLLKTPLKALNNNRYSDIEKSVGVAKMLLEDLQKQMHDNPTDMAILAAEREAAASYDQLNKMQHSYLAQKAKVEWIKFGDENTRFFHSHLRARHIHNRVLSIKNQEGVLCSTPEDIEEAFLSYYKSLLGTSQSTTPVHVPTVRTGSTVQASHSAILLAPVTSEEIKDCIFSIPSTKAPGPDGYSSQFFKDAWEIVGPDVIAAIQNFFHHGQLLKQVNTTTLTLIPKIPHPGSVLDFRPIACQNIIYKAIAKILCNRLNKVLPDIISPNQGGFVKGRSIVDNVLICQDLVRLYNRKAASPRCLIKIDLRKAYDSVEWSFLQQMLEALCFPCHFIQLVMTCVTSTTYSLAVNGGLFGFFHGKRGLRQGDPMSPLLFTLYDLLLFCKGTEPAIMWMLRGFATFSAATGLSLNKDKSEIFFNGMVAAHMDNILQVSGFHRGKLPFKYLGVPISSKKLTKIKDQCHMSKLSLGGKAEYAKAPNVGWDTCCRPKTEGGLGFKDSCSWNVALLGWAIMHHRLLTKDRLLRRGLNVDPLCEICRVCVEDHQHLFMNCPYFLYCFNLLLASMRLSVQPANVVHWFSNARNVTKLQKRVFGVAYVALLYQIWMCRNEARVSFFLKRPETVVQQVIKDIKLRFQRLNMNKLSQRDSSWILIL